The Cygnus atratus isolate AKBS03 ecotype Queensland, Australia chromosome 7, CAtr_DNAZoo_HiC_assembly, whole genome shotgun sequence genome includes a window with the following:
- the LOC118248622 gene encoding prominin-1-A-like isoform X2 encodes MELGNVSQPLYGSGPEAPGSSTPGLVSMVHGFLRLVQPHGLPIELIADLAQPQSKVSEEHVQELLRYELGFLVCAAIGLLFIVLVPLVGCCFCCCRCCGHCGGRMYQKQGRRTGCRRRALYGSVLLVSALLLAGDVCAFISNTRLSQAVSGTFPNFNATVDNLGTYLTSIPQQVNFVIDRSDVPLGRTNTSLQNIGPILGGMIVSGIRSSVDGALGSLQSLLGAMETLAAAFGTINGTRGRLEELQGNYSQRLGNLRERLGQTLQRCGRPCGSVSPDGVAFTTNYSTIPSVEQQLEVLGEVLGSSLAGGLEKVNSTLEKTPDEVQKQSQDVVTKTQDQLGLIREEIRSLQQQLPLLEVEENIGNVMSNATSVLADYQKPVTDLDRLRWSVCALLCCLVLLVVLCNVLGLLLGPLGLKESALPTQRSCLSNTGGDFFMAGVGFSFIFSWLLMLVVLLTFLLGGNSYMFVCESWRSQQLFQLVDTPGLIPGFNLSEVLGDKSGTVNFSQIYRQCQQDTALWQTLRLDQRVSLDELLNISQYTEEISAAFEEVNITLGPVSLLNESQGDLLLNASRAAQPPNFTRILEQLDQNVTVVSLQDLAAELEQLVDKAGTDVREDLQADAADLRELDTEMQASFPGLLQSLKENIYLAQSRAAQLEAQTKTALDQANETQDFLGREMVNIIKNETWAFLEEMLDFFNTYIAWAKSSLRRDVARCKPVAQTLDNVEAIACDYLLDSLNAFWFSLGWCTVFLLPSIILAVRLAKFYRRMHIADVYRAPAFNLYRIPRPSTRH; translated from the exons ATGGAGCTGGGGAACGTCTCGCAGCCCCTGTACGGCTCTGGCCCCGAGGCGCCGGGGAGCAGCACTCCTGGCCTCGTCAGCATGGTGCACGGCTTCCTGCGGCTGGTGCAGCCCCACGGCCTGCCCATCG AGCTGATTGCAGATTTGGCGCAGCCCCAGAGCAAGGTGTCCGAGGAGCACGTGCAGGAG ctgctgcgcTACGAGCTGGGCTTCCTGGTCTGCGCGGCCATCGGGCTCCTCTTCATCGTCCTGGTGCCGCTGGTgggatgctgcttctgctgctgccgctgctgcggGCACTGCGGGGGCCGCATGTACCAGAAGCAGGGCCGGCGGACGGGCTGCCGGCGCCGGGCGCTCTACGGCTCCGTGCTGCTGGtctctgccctcctgct GGCCGGCGATGTCTGCGCCTTCATCAGCAACACCCGCCTCTCCCAGGCCGTGAGCGGCACCTTCCCCAACTTCAACGCCACGGTGGACAACCTCGGCACCTATCTGACCTCCATCCCCCAG caagTGAATTTTGTCATCGACCGCAGCGACGTCCCGCTGGGCCGCACCAACACCAGCCTGCAGA ACATCGGGCCCATCCTGGGCGGCATGATCGTCTCGGGCATCAGGAGCAGCGTGGACGGGGCGCTGGGATCCCTCCAGAGCCTTTTGGGAG CGATGGAGACGCTGGCGGCCGCCTTCGGCACCATCAACGGCACCCGCGGGCGCCtcgaggagctgcagggcaaCTACAGCCAGCGGCTGGGCAACCTGCGGGAGCGCCTCGGGCAGACCCTGCAGCGCTGCGGGCGGCCCTGCGGCAGCGTCTCGCCGGACGGCGTCGCCTTCACGACCAACTACAGCACG ATCCCCAGcgtggagcagcagctggaggtgctgggggaggtGCTGGGCTCCAGCCTCGCGGGCGGTTTGGAGAag GTGAACAGCACGCTGGAGAAGACCCCCGATGAGGTGCAGAAGCAGTCCCAGGACGTGGTGACAA AGACCCAGGACCAGCTGGGCCTCATCCGGGAGGAGATCAGgagcttgcagcagcagctgccactgctggaggtggaggagaaCATCGGGAACGTGATGAGCAACGCCACCTCGGTGCTGGCCGACTACCAGAAGCCTGTCACCGACTTGGACAGGCTCAG GTGGAGCGTGTGTGccctcctgtgctgcctggtgctgctggtggtccTCTGCAAcgtcctggggctgctgctggggccgcTGGGGCTGAAGGAAAGCGCCCTGCCCACGCAGCGCAGCTGCCTCTCCAACACCGGCGGGGACTTCTTCATGGC AGGCGTCGGCTTCAGCTTCATCTTCTCCTGGCTGCTgatgctggtggtgctgctcaCCTTCTTGCTGGGGGGGAACTCCTACATGTTCGTCTGCGAGTCCTGGCgcagccagcagctcttccag CTCGTGGATACCCCCGGCCTGATACCTGGCTTCAACTTGTCGGAGGTGCTGGGCGACAAGAGCGGCACCGTGAACTTCTCGCAGATATACAG gcagtgccagcaggaCACTGCCCTGTGGCAGACGCTGCGCCTGGACCAGAGGGTGTCCCTGGACGAGCTTTTGAACATCAGCCAG TACACGGAAGAGATCTCTGCGGCCTTCGAGGAGGTGAACATCACCCTGGGCCCCGTCTCCCTGCTCAACGAGAGCCAGGGGGACCTGCTGCTGAACGCCAGCCGGGCCGCGCAGCCCCCCAACTTCACCCGCATCCTGGAGCAG ctGGATCAGAATGTGACCGTGGTAAGCCTCCAGGATCTGGCCgcggagctggagcagctggtggACAAAGCG GGCACGGACGTGAGAGAAGACCTGCAGGCTGACGCTGCCGATCTGAGGGAGCTGGACACGGAGATGCAGGCGAgcttcccagggctgctg CAAAGCCTGAAGGAGAACATCTACCTGGCGCAGAGCCGGGCTGCCCAGCTCGAG GCACAGACGAAAACCGCACTGGACCAAGCCAACGAGACCCAGGACTTCCTGGGGAGGGAGATGGTGAACATCATCAAGAAC GAGACGTGGGCCTTCCTGGAGGAGATGCTGGATTTCTTCAACACCTACATCGCCTGGGCCAAGAGCAGC ctGAGGAGAGACGTGGCGCGTTGCAAGCCCGTAGCGCAGACCCTGGATAACGTGGAGGCCATCGCCTGCGACTACCTCCTGGACTCTCTG aACGCCTTCTGGTTCAGCCTGGGCTGGTGCACCGTCTTCCTGCTGCCCAGCATCATCCTGGCTGTGAGGCTCGCCAAGTTTTACCGCCGCATGCACATCGCCGACGTCTACAG AGCACCCGCGTTCAACCTGTACAGAATCCCCCGGCCATCCACGAGGCATTAG
- the LOC118248622 gene encoding prominin-1-A-like isoform X1: MELGNVSQPLYGSGPEAPGSSTPGLVSMVHGFLRLVQPHGLPIELIADLAQPQSKVSEEHVQELLRYELGFLVCAAIGLLFIVLVPLVGCCFCCCRCCGHCGGRMYQKQGRRTGCRRRALYGSVLLVSALLLAGDVCAFISNTRLSQAVSGTFPNFNATVDNLGTYLTSIPQQVNFVIDRSDVPLGRTNTSLQNIGPILGGMIVSGIRSSVDGALGSLQSLLGAMETLAAAFGTINGTRGRLEELQGNYSQRLGNLRERLGQTLQRCGRPCGSVSPDGVAFTTNYSTIPSVEQQLEVLGEVLGSSLAGGLEKVNSTLEKTPDEVQKQSQDVVTKTQDQLGLIREEIRSLQQQLPLLEVEENIGNVMSNATSVLADYQKPVTDLDRLRWSVCALLCCLVLLVVLCNVLGLLLGPLGLKESALPTQRSCLSNTGGDFFMAGVGFSFIFSWLLMLVVLLTFLLGGNSYMFVCESWRSQQLFQLVDTPGLIPGFNLSEVLGDKSGTVNFSQIYRQCQQDTALWQTLRLDQRVSLDELLNISQYTEEISAAFEEVNITLGPVSLLNESQGDLLLNASRAAQPPNFTRILEQLDQNVTVVSLQDLAAELEQLVDKAGTDVREDLQADAADLRELDTEMQASFPGLLQSLKENIYLAQSRAAQLEAQTKTALDQANETQDFLGREMVNIIKNETWAFLEEMLDFFNTYIAWAKSSLRRDVARCKPVAQTLDNVEAIACDYLLDSLNAFWFSLGWCTVFLLPSIILAVRLAKFYRRMHIADVYRDEAVEIAPAFNLYRIPRPSTRH; this comes from the exons ATGGAGCTGGGGAACGTCTCGCAGCCCCTGTACGGCTCTGGCCCCGAGGCGCCGGGGAGCAGCACTCCTGGCCTCGTCAGCATGGTGCACGGCTTCCTGCGGCTGGTGCAGCCCCACGGCCTGCCCATCG AGCTGATTGCAGATTTGGCGCAGCCCCAGAGCAAGGTGTCCGAGGAGCACGTGCAGGAG ctgctgcgcTACGAGCTGGGCTTCCTGGTCTGCGCGGCCATCGGGCTCCTCTTCATCGTCCTGGTGCCGCTGGTgggatgctgcttctgctgctgccgctgctgcggGCACTGCGGGGGCCGCATGTACCAGAAGCAGGGCCGGCGGACGGGCTGCCGGCGCCGGGCGCTCTACGGCTCCGTGCTGCTGGtctctgccctcctgct GGCCGGCGATGTCTGCGCCTTCATCAGCAACACCCGCCTCTCCCAGGCCGTGAGCGGCACCTTCCCCAACTTCAACGCCACGGTGGACAACCTCGGCACCTATCTGACCTCCATCCCCCAG caagTGAATTTTGTCATCGACCGCAGCGACGTCCCGCTGGGCCGCACCAACACCAGCCTGCAGA ACATCGGGCCCATCCTGGGCGGCATGATCGTCTCGGGCATCAGGAGCAGCGTGGACGGGGCGCTGGGATCCCTCCAGAGCCTTTTGGGAG CGATGGAGACGCTGGCGGCCGCCTTCGGCACCATCAACGGCACCCGCGGGCGCCtcgaggagctgcagggcaaCTACAGCCAGCGGCTGGGCAACCTGCGGGAGCGCCTCGGGCAGACCCTGCAGCGCTGCGGGCGGCCCTGCGGCAGCGTCTCGCCGGACGGCGTCGCCTTCACGACCAACTACAGCACG ATCCCCAGcgtggagcagcagctggaggtgctgggggaggtGCTGGGCTCCAGCCTCGCGGGCGGTTTGGAGAag GTGAACAGCACGCTGGAGAAGACCCCCGATGAGGTGCAGAAGCAGTCCCAGGACGTGGTGACAA AGACCCAGGACCAGCTGGGCCTCATCCGGGAGGAGATCAGgagcttgcagcagcagctgccactgctggaggtggaggagaaCATCGGGAACGTGATGAGCAACGCCACCTCGGTGCTGGCCGACTACCAGAAGCCTGTCACCGACTTGGACAGGCTCAG GTGGAGCGTGTGTGccctcctgtgctgcctggtgctgctggtggtccTCTGCAAcgtcctggggctgctgctggggccgcTGGGGCTGAAGGAAAGCGCCCTGCCCACGCAGCGCAGCTGCCTCTCCAACACCGGCGGGGACTTCTTCATGGC AGGCGTCGGCTTCAGCTTCATCTTCTCCTGGCTGCTgatgctggtggtgctgctcaCCTTCTTGCTGGGGGGGAACTCCTACATGTTCGTCTGCGAGTCCTGGCgcagccagcagctcttccag CTCGTGGATACCCCCGGCCTGATACCTGGCTTCAACTTGTCGGAGGTGCTGGGCGACAAGAGCGGCACCGTGAACTTCTCGCAGATATACAG gcagtgccagcaggaCACTGCCCTGTGGCAGACGCTGCGCCTGGACCAGAGGGTGTCCCTGGACGAGCTTTTGAACATCAGCCAG TACACGGAAGAGATCTCTGCGGCCTTCGAGGAGGTGAACATCACCCTGGGCCCCGTCTCCCTGCTCAACGAGAGCCAGGGGGACCTGCTGCTGAACGCCAGCCGGGCCGCGCAGCCCCCCAACTTCACCCGCATCCTGGAGCAG ctGGATCAGAATGTGACCGTGGTAAGCCTCCAGGATCTGGCCgcggagctggagcagctggtggACAAAGCG GGCACGGACGTGAGAGAAGACCTGCAGGCTGACGCTGCCGATCTGAGGGAGCTGGACACGGAGATGCAGGCGAgcttcccagggctgctg CAAAGCCTGAAGGAGAACATCTACCTGGCGCAGAGCCGGGCTGCCCAGCTCGAG GCACAGACGAAAACCGCACTGGACCAAGCCAACGAGACCCAGGACTTCCTGGGGAGGGAGATGGTGAACATCATCAAGAAC GAGACGTGGGCCTTCCTGGAGGAGATGCTGGATTTCTTCAACACCTACATCGCCTGGGCCAAGAGCAGC ctGAGGAGAGACGTGGCGCGTTGCAAGCCCGTAGCGCAGACCCTGGATAACGTGGAGGCCATCGCCTGCGACTACCTCCTGGACTCTCTG aACGCCTTCTGGTTCAGCCTGGGCTGGTGCACCGTCTTCCTGCTGCCCAGCATCATCCTGGCTGTGAGGCTCGCCAAGTTTTACCGCCGCATGCACATCGCCGACGTCTACAG GGACGAAGCTGTGGAGAT AGCACCCGCGTTCAACCTGTACAGAATCCCCCGGCCATCCACGAGGCATTAG
- the LOC118248622 gene encoding prominin-1-A-like isoform X3 yields MELGNVSQPLYGSGPEAPGSSTPGLVSMVHGFLRLVQPHGLPIELIADLAQPQSKVSEEHVQELLRYELGFLVCAAIGLLFIVLVPLVGCCFCCCRCCGHCGGRMYQKQGRRTGCRRRALYGSVLLVSALLLAGDVCAFISNTRLSQAVSGTFPNFNATVDNLGTYLTSIPQQVNFVIDRSDVPLGRTNTSLQNIGPILGGMIVSGIRSSVDGALGSLQSLLGAMETLAAAFGTINGTRGRLEELQGNYSQRLGNLRERLGQTLQRCGRPCGSVSPDGVAFTTNYSTIPSVEQQLEVLGEVLGSSLAGGLEKVNSTLEKTPDEVQKQSQDVVTKTQDQLGLIREEIRSLQQQLPLLEVEENIGNVMSNATSVLADYQKPVTDLDRLRWSVCALLCCLVLLVVLCNVLGLLLGPLGLKESALPTQRSCLSNTGGDFFMAGVGFSFIFSWLLMLVVLLTFLLGGNSYMFVCESWRSQQLFQLVDTPGLIPGFNLSEVLGDKSGTVNFSQIYRQCQQDTALWQTLRLDQRVSLDELLNISQYTEEISAAFEEVNITLGPVSLLNESQGDLLLNASRAAQPPNFTRILEQLDQNVTVVSLQDLAAELEQLVDKAGTDVREDLQADAADLRELDTEMQASFPGLLQSLKENIYLAQSRAAQLEAQTKTALDQANETQDFLGREMVNIIKNETWAFLEEMLDFFNTYIAWAKSSLRRDVARCKPVAQTLDNVEAIACDYLLDSLNAFWFSLGWCTVFLLPSIILAVRLAKFYRRMHIADVYR; encoded by the exons ATGGAGCTGGGGAACGTCTCGCAGCCCCTGTACGGCTCTGGCCCCGAGGCGCCGGGGAGCAGCACTCCTGGCCTCGTCAGCATGGTGCACGGCTTCCTGCGGCTGGTGCAGCCCCACGGCCTGCCCATCG AGCTGATTGCAGATTTGGCGCAGCCCCAGAGCAAGGTGTCCGAGGAGCACGTGCAGGAG ctgctgcgcTACGAGCTGGGCTTCCTGGTCTGCGCGGCCATCGGGCTCCTCTTCATCGTCCTGGTGCCGCTGGTgggatgctgcttctgctgctgccgctgctgcggGCACTGCGGGGGCCGCATGTACCAGAAGCAGGGCCGGCGGACGGGCTGCCGGCGCCGGGCGCTCTACGGCTCCGTGCTGCTGGtctctgccctcctgct GGCCGGCGATGTCTGCGCCTTCATCAGCAACACCCGCCTCTCCCAGGCCGTGAGCGGCACCTTCCCCAACTTCAACGCCACGGTGGACAACCTCGGCACCTATCTGACCTCCATCCCCCAG caagTGAATTTTGTCATCGACCGCAGCGACGTCCCGCTGGGCCGCACCAACACCAGCCTGCAGA ACATCGGGCCCATCCTGGGCGGCATGATCGTCTCGGGCATCAGGAGCAGCGTGGACGGGGCGCTGGGATCCCTCCAGAGCCTTTTGGGAG CGATGGAGACGCTGGCGGCCGCCTTCGGCACCATCAACGGCACCCGCGGGCGCCtcgaggagctgcagggcaaCTACAGCCAGCGGCTGGGCAACCTGCGGGAGCGCCTCGGGCAGACCCTGCAGCGCTGCGGGCGGCCCTGCGGCAGCGTCTCGCCGGACGGCGTCGCCTTCACGACCAACTACAGCACG ATCCCCAGcgtggagcagcagctggaggtgctgggggaggtGCTGGGCTCCAGCCTCGCGGGCGGTTTGGAGAag GTGAACAGCACGCTGGAGAAGACCCCCGATGAGGTGCAGAAGCAGTCCCAGGACGTGGTGACAA AGACCCAGGACCAGCTGGGCCTCATCCGGGAGGAGATCAGgagcttgcagcagcagctgccactgctggaggtggaggagaaCATCGGGAACGTGATGAGCAACGCCACCTCGGTGCTGGCCGACTACCAGAAGCCTGTCACCGACTTGGACAGGCTCAG GTGGAGCGTGTGTGccctcctgtgctgcctggtgctgctggtggtccTCTGCAAcgtcctggggctgctgctggggccgcTGGGGCTGAAGGAAAGCGCCCTGCCCACGCAGCGCAGCTGCCTCTCCAACACCGGCGGGGACTTCTTCATGGC AGGCGTCGGCTTCAGCTTCATCTTCTCCTGGCTGCTgatgctggtggtgctgctcaCCTTCTTGCTGGGGGGGAACTCCTACATGTTCGTCTGCGAGTCCTGGCgcagccagcagctcttccag CTCGTGGATACCCCCGGCCTGATACCTGGCTTCAACTTGTCGGAGGTGCTGGGCGACAAGAGCGGCACCGTGAACTTCTCGCAGATATACAG gcagtgccagcaggaCACTGCCCTGTGGCAGACGCTGCGCCTGGACCAGAGGGTGTCCCTGGACGAGCTTTTGAACATCAGCCAG TACACGGAAGAGATCTCTGCGGCCTTCGAGGAGGTGAACATCACCCTGGGCCCCGTCTCCCTGCTCAACGAGAGCCAGGGGGACCTGCTGCTGAACGCCAGCCGGGCCGCGCAGCCCCCCAACTTCACCCGCATCCTGGAGCAG ctGGATCAGAATGTGACCGTGGTAAGCCTCCAGGATCTGGCCgcggagctggagcagctggtggACAAAGCG GGCACGGACGTGAGAGAAGACCTGCAGGCTGACGCTGCCGATCTGAGGGAGCTGGACACGGAGATGCAGGCGAgcttcccagggctgctg CAAAGCCTGAAGGAGAACATCTACCTGGCGCAGAGCCGGGCTGCCCAGCTCGAG GCACAGACGAAAACCGCACTGGACCAAGCCAACGAGACCCAGGACTTCCTGGGGAGGGAGATGGTGAACATCATCAAGAAC GAGACGTGGGCCTTCCTGGAGGAGATGCTGGATTTCTTCAACACCTACATCGCCTGGGCCAAGAGCAGC ctGAGGAGAGACGTGGCGCGTTGCAAGCCCGTAGCGCAGACCCTGGATAACGTGGAGGCCATCGCCTGCGACTACCTCCTGGACTCTCTG aACGCCTTCTGGTTCAGCCTGGGCTGGTGCACCGTCTTCCTGCTGCCCAGCATCATCCTGGCTGTGAGGCTCGCCAAGTTTTACCGCCGCATGCACATCGCCGACGTCTACAG GTGA
- the LDB1 gene encoding LIM domain-binding protein 1 isoform X1, whose amino-acid sequence MLDRDVGPTPMYPPTYLEPGIGRHTPYGNQTDYRIFELNKRLQNWTEECDNLWWDAFTTEFFEDDAMLTITFCLEDGPKRYTIGRTLIPRYFRSIFEGGATELYYVLKHPKESFHNNFVSLDCDQCTMVTQHGKPMFTQVCVEGRLYLEFMFDDMMRIKTWHFSIRQHRELIPRSILAMHAQDPQMLDQLSKNITRCGLSNSTLNYLRLCVILEPMQELMSRHKTYSLSPRDCLKTCLFQKWQRMVAPPAEPARQQPSKRRKRKMSGGSTMSSGGGNTNNSNSKKKSPASTFALSSQVPDVMVVGEPTLMGGEFGDEDERLITRLENTQFDAANGIDDEDSFNNSPALGANSPWNSKPPSSQESKSENPTSQASQ is encoded by the exons ATGCTGGATCGAGATGTGGG CCCTACTCCCATGTACCCACCTACGTACCTGGAGCCTGGCATCGG GAGGCACACGCCGTACGGCAACCAGACCGACTACAGGATATTTGAGCTCAACAAGCGGCTGCAGAACTGGACAgag GAATGTGACAATCTGTGGTGGGACGCCTTCACCACGGAGTTCTTCGAGGATGACGCCATGCTAACAATCACTTTCTGCTTGGAGGATGGACCAAAGAGATACA CGATCGGCCGGACTCTGATTCCCCGTTACTTCCGCAGCATCTTTGAAGGAGGGGCCACAGAGCTCTACTACGTGCTCAAGCACCCCAAGGAGTCCTTCCACAACAACTTCGTCTCGCTGGACTGCGACCAGTGCACCATGGTCACCCAGCACGGCAAGCCCATGTTCACCCAG GTGTGCGTGGAAGGGCGGCTCTACCTGGAGTTCATGTTCGACGACATGATGAGGATAAAGACGTGGCATTTCAGCATCCGCCAGCATCGAGAGCTCATCCCCCGCAGCATCCTTGCCATGCAT GCACAGGACCCCCAGATGCTGGACCAGTTATCCAAGAACATCACCCGCTGTGGGCTCTCAAACTCCACACTCAACTACCTCCGA CTCTGTGTAATCCTAGAACCAATGCAGGAGCTCATGTCGCGGCACAAGACCTACAGCCTCAGTCCCCGGGACTGCCTCAAGACCTGCCTGTTCCAGAAGTGGCAGCGGATGGTCGCGCCGCCTG CGGAGCCAGCGCGGCAGCAGCCCAGCAAGCGCCGGAAAAGGAAGATGTCGGGGGGCAGCACCATGAGCTCCGGCGGGGGAAAcaccaacaacagcaacagcaagaagAAGAGCCCGGCCAGCACCTTTGCCCTGTCCAGTCAGGTACCT GATGTGATGGTGGTAGGCGAGCCCACGCTGATGGGGGGGGAGTTTGGGGACGAGGACGAGCGGCTCATCACCCGGCTGGAGAACACGCAGTTCGACGCCGCCAACGGCATCGACGACGAGGACAGCTTCAACAACTCGCCCGCGCTGGGGGCCAACAGCCCCTGGAACAGCAAACCGCCCTCCAGCCAGGAGAGCAAGTCAGAGAACCCCACGTCGCAGGCGTCGCAGTAA
- the LDB1 gene encoding LIM domain-binding protein 1 isoform X2, whose translation MLDRDVGPTPMYPPTYLEPGIGRHTPYGNQTDYRIFELNKRLQNWTEECDNLWWDAFTTEFFEDDAMLTITFCLEDGPKRYTIGRTLIPRYFRSIFEGGATELYYVLKHPKESFHNNFVSLDCDQCTMVTQHGKPMFTQVCVEGRLYLEFMFDDMMRIKTWHFSIRQHRELIPRSILAMHAQDPQMLDQLSKNITRCGLSNSTLNYLRLCVILEPMQELMSRHKTYSLSPRDCLKTCLFQKWQRMVAPPAEPARQQPSKRRKRKMSGGSTMSSGGGNTNNSNSKKKSPASTFALSSQDVMVVGEPTLMGGEFGDEDERLITRLENTQFDAANGIDDEDSFNNSPALGANSPWNSKPPSSQESKSENPTSQASQ comes from the exons ATGCTGGATCGAGATGTGGG CCCTACTCCCATGTACCCACCTACGTACCTGGAGCCTGGCATCGG GAGGCACACGCCGTACGGCAACCAGACCGACTACAGGATATTTGAGCTCAACAAGCGGCTGCAGAACTGGACAgag GAATGTGACAATCTGTGGTGGGACGCCTTCACCACGGAGTTCTTCGAGGATGACGCCATGCTAACAATCACTTTCTGCTTGGAGGATGGACCAAAGAGATACA CGATCGGCCGGACTCTGATTCCCCGTTACTTCCGCAGCATCTTTGAAGGAGGGGCCACAGAGCTCTACTACGTGCTCAAGCACCCCAAGGAGTCCTTCCACAACAACTTCGTCTCGCTGGACTGCGACCAGTGCACCATGGTCACCCAGCACGGCAAGCCCATGTTCACCCAG GTGTGCGTGGAAGGGCGGCTCTACCTGGAGTTCATGTTCGACGACATGATGAGGATAAAGACGTGGCATTTCAGCATCCGCCAGCATCGAGAGCTCATCCCCCGCAGCATCCTTGCCATGCAT GCACAGGACCCCCAGATGCTGGACCAGTTATCCAAGAACATCACCCGCTGTGGGCTCTCAAACTCCACACTCAACTACCTCCGA CTCTGTGTAATCCTAGAACCAATGCAGGAGCTCATGTCGCGGCACAAGACCTACAGCCTCAGTCCCCGGGACTGCCTCAAGACCTGCCTGTTCCAGAAGTGGCAGCGGATGGTCGCGCCGCCTG CGGAGCCAGCGCGGCAGCAGCCCAGCAAGCGCCGGAAAAGGAAGATGTCGGGGGGCAGCACCATGAGCTCCGGCGGGGGAAAcaccaacaacagcaacagcaagaagAAGAGCCCGGCCAGCACCTTTGCCCTGTCCAGTCAG GATGTGATGGTGGTAGGCGAGCCCACGCTGATGGGGGGGGAGTTTGGGGACGAGGACGAGCGGCTCATCACCCGGCTGGAGAACACGCAGTTCGACGCCGCCAACGGCATCGACGACGAGGACAGCTTCAACAACTCGCCCGCGCTGGGGGCCAACAGCCCCTGGAACAGCAAACCGCCCTCCAGCCAGGAGAGCAAGTCAGAGAACCCCACGTCGCAGGCGTCGCAGTAA